GAGAAGATCCCAGAAAGCCTGGCGGGGGCGGGCCCCCGCGCTTTGGGACAGCGCcccctgccgcccgccgcggggGCGCCGTGGTAACTGGGCGCCGGGCCTGCGCAGTGCGCAGGCGCGCCTCGAGGGCCGCGCTCCCGGCGGCGCCGTGCCCGCGGCGGCCCGCAGAGCGGCGGAGGCAGCGCCATGGTGCGGGCGGTGTTTGGCTGCTGGTTCCGCGTGGGCGGGGTCCGCCCCCCAGTGGCCGGCCCGGTCGACCCGGTCGGCCCGGTGAGTGTCCCCTGGGAGACGGGCCGCGGGGGACCCGGGGGCGGGCCCTtcttgccccgcccccgccctggcGCCCGAAGGCAGAGTCCTGCCGGGGGCGCCACCGCTGGACCGGCGAGCTTCGAGTGGACCGTTGCGTGCTTTGTGTGTACGCGCGCAACGGCTTGTCCTTGCGAGTCTGGGTGTGCCTGCCTATGTCTGTACGGCCACTCGTCTGTCTGGGGTGTGTGTCCCAGTGCGTGTGTGGCGAGATCTGTTGGTGTGTCCGCGTGCGTGGATCGGTGTGTGTCTTTCAAATTGTGTGCCTGTAGGTTTTGAGGGTGTGTTATGTCTGCCCATCTGCCAGTGAATGTGTGTGTTTCTATGCCTGCCTGTATAATTGGATGGTTGCGTGGATGCCTGTGTATTCCTGAGTCCGTGactttaaaaatgtgtgtataCATCCGTTTTTCTGCCTTCCTATACCTACATGTGTATTTTTtcggtgtgtatgtgtgtgattttGTGTATATGCAAGGGATCGATTGCACACGAGTCAGTGTGTGTGCAGAGAGGCTACTTGTATGTGCAGGAAATAGACTGTACAGGAATGAGGCAGGTGTGCTCATCCTGGGCCCAAGAAATGATGACCCAGAAAGCCCCAGAGTCAAGGCCATTGTCTTATTTGTCTTACCAGAGGTTTGGGAGAGCAGCCACAGGGTtgtccttttcccattttttttttacccacgAACTGAAGGCACACGACCAAGAAGTGGTGGAGCCCCATGTCAAAGCAAGGGCTCCTGGCCCTGTCTGGGTCAGGGGTCCAGCGGTCAGAGCCCTGGACTGGCAAAGGACCCAGCAGCACTGGAGGAGCCCACAAGGCAGGTCATTTGTCACGAAGCCGACAGGGAGGAGCGCTCGTCTCTCCAGTCTCGCTCCTGCGCTCTCCATGTCCCCTTCATGCCCCAGCACTTCCTCCATCTACATTTCTCCATGAGCTCCTTCCCATTTCACAACTGGGGGAACGTATTAAATATTCCCATCAGATGTAAACCCCAGTCTGATTTTAGCAGCATTACATTCAATGTGATAAAAGTCCCATTTCCATCACTCCCTGTGAGAGTAGATGTGCACATGGGCTCTCCTTTCAGCAGCCCCTGCCGCCCTGTCCACCAGCAAGTTTCCCTTTCACCCATCACCCCTCGgccccacagcttcctccttgGTGAGCGGGAGTGTTGCCTGATGCTTAGGAACCCCACCGTGGGTTCAGCTCCCAGGTCTCCCACTAGCCACTCTGCAGCTGTGAGCAAGAGAACTcggccttggtttcctcctctgaAGGCAGCTAGAGTCACAGCGGCCCCCCAGTGTCCTGTGAGCATCTGTGTGTGAGGGgcccagcacagagcctggctCCCTAAGCGCTCCATGAACGGAAGTGGTTTCAGCTGGCATGATGACGGTGGTCAGTGAGGCTGCAGGGTGCTGGGGCACAGCTCAGATGTGCCTTCCTCTGGGGGCATCTGAGCCCTTGCCCTGGAATGTGGAGTAACTGGGCATGAATCCCAAGACCCTTGCTCCGAGCAAGGGCTGGAGCACTGCCTCTGCCGGGAGcctctgggtggggctttgggatGGGGTTCAGGGGGCCTGGTGTGGGCTCCGCCCCAGCTTCgtctccctcctctcctcctccagaCGCTGGGACAGGCCTCCCTGAGCCAGTCCCAGGCGGCCCTGCTGGGCCTGGGCCTGCTGCTCATGCTGCTTCTGTACATGGGGCTACCGGGGCCCCCTGAGCAGACTTCCTGGCTCTGGGGAGACCCCAATGTCACAATCCTGGCTGGTCTCACCCCTGGCAGCTCCCCCATCTTTTACCGTGAGGTGCTACCACTCCACCAGGCACGCAGGTGGGTGCTGACGCCAGGATCCGGTGGAGGGACTGGGCCCAAGGGGAGTCCTTGTGCGGGACCCCATTTTGACTCAGGATGCTGAGCACCTGGGAGGGCAATGAGACGCCTCAGAAGAAGGAAGGGTGGGCTTCCCCAGCCCCTACCCCCCAAATCACACCCCCCCTCCTCTGTGTGCCTGCAGGGTGCAGGTGGTGCTGCTCCATGGAAAGGCTTTTAACTCCCACACGTGGGAGCAGCTGGGCACACTGCAGCTGCTGTCACAGAGGGGCTACCGGGCTGTGGCCCTTGACCTCCCAGGTGAGAGCCCCCACCCCTGAGTCCAGGGTGCAGAGGGAAGCTTCCCAGAGAAGGGACTTGGAGGGGTAAGAAAGCCCTAAGGTATGGCTGGGGGAGCATATGGACCCCAGCGTGTGGACAGGCAGTGGCAGGTCACAACACAAGATGGCTCTAcaaaaaggtttttattttctgCCTTGAAAACTAGggtggagggagcagatgtagctcaagtggacGAGCGCTGCttaccacatatgaggtcctgagtttgatccccggtacctcctaaaaacaaatgaaaaatccaactctcattggggaatggatgtagctcagtgtcgAGCACCTGCTTGTCACGTATGaggacctcctgaaaaaaaactaTAGTGGAGTTTCGCATGTCACAGAGCAAATACAAATGTGACTCGCATTTGTGATTGCATGGGTGCAGCTCACTGGGATTTTTTTAACAAACAGTGATACCTTCTATTAACTATGCAAACGACTTGGGCAAACATTCTTGTCATTCAAAATCAAacagggagccagtgtggctcagtggttgagcgctggcttcccacatacaaggtctggggggttcaatccctggccccggtacctcaaaaaaaaaaaaatcaaacaataaatCAAACAATAGTGAAGGCCCCAGAAACCTGTGCTGCTGCGTTTCTCTcccttttacctctttcttttccGGGCATTTCCATACATAGATACAGGTAGCACTGGGGATGGTGTAGTGGAACTATAAACGTGAACATGTCCTGCTAAGCAAATCCACCTGTGATTTGGTTTTCTCCCTCCTGCCTTGTGTCTCACATTATGCCAGTCCCTGCAAGCCTCCCTCAAGAGCTGTTGTGGGTGCCAGAGGAGGGTGGACAGGTGTTAGCCACCCATTCCTCTACTGGTGGATATGTAGATTGTTTCGGTTTTCATTGTCAGTTGAAATGTGTGAGTGTTGGCTCAGAAGCAACTTTGGACATGCTTCTTTGAGCATGTGGGCAAGaattcctttagaatttcttactAAGGACAGTTGATGAGTCAAAAGAGACACatgcttttgtttgtttcctgCCTTTCATGCGAGGCAGGTTGCCTTCCATTTGTTTGGAATTGGATTGCATCACAAACACAAAAGGGCTATATATAACACATGAACAAAACCCGTGTGCTCACCACTCAGGTTGAAAAGCAGGTATTAACACCACCCAAAACTAAACACTACCCTTTAAAACCTTGAGTGCCTCCACCTACCCCCCTGgcacttttttcttaaaaattgataaatattaCCTTATTCTCCAAAAAGCTGTCTGGATTTATCTTCCCATCTGTCAGGTATGAAAGTGCTCATTTTCCCACATCATCCCTGGCTTTGAGTATTACCCTTCTTTTTAGCTTTGTCAACATGATGAATGAAAGATGCCATGTTTTTCTAGCAGGCCTATCACATTACAAAAACTAACTCCTCTCTGGGAAATGTGGGATAATTTGTGCCATGGGCCACTGCTCCCCGTCCCCCTCCGCCGGCCTTGGCCCCTTCCAGCCCCTCAGCTGGTGCCTGCTGCCATCTCCAGGTTTCGGGCACTCGGCACCCTCGCAGGAGGCAAGCACCGAGGCAGGGCGGGCGGCGCTGCTGGGGCGGGTGCTGCGAGACCTGGAGGTACAGAACGCTGTGCTGGTGAGTCCCTCGCTGAGCGGCCGCTACGCCCTGCCCTTCGTGATGCGAGGTCACCATCAGCTGCACGGCTTCGTGCCCATTGCGCCCACCTCTACCCAGAACTACACCCAGGAGCAATTCTGGGCCGTGAAGGTACTGGGAGGAGGGTCTCCAAACATTctggctccccctcccccccagcttgggtcctgggggcaggggggacagGGCTCAGCTCTCACTTGGAGTAGAGCCCCGTCCCTGTTCTTGGATGGAAGAGGTGGGGTGTTTGGGGAAGGCTCCCTGAGGAGCTGGCTTGGGGGGGTCAGGTCCCCATCAGCTCCCAGGGTTCATCGCCCCTTGCGCCACCCTGCAGACCCCGACCCTCATCCTGTACGGGGAGCTGGATCACAGCTTGGCATGGGAGTCGCTGCGGCAGCTCCGCCACCTGCCCAACCACTCCGTGGTGAAGCTGCGCGACGCAGGCCATGCCTGCTACCTCCACAAGCCCCAGGACTTCCACCTCGTCCTTCTTGCCTTCCTCGACCACCTGCCTTGAGCTCACGGACTGCTCAGGCCCCAGGCCTGCCCTGAACTTGGAGGGTCTGGAACCAGAGGGCAGAGTTTGAGGGGCCAGGTCCCATCAGGACCTCTTGTTTCAACTCACGGGCACAATAAAAAAGCGTTTGTCTTGCCTGGGGAGTGACAGGTGCCGTTTCCTGGCATACCGAGGGTGGGGCGGGAGTGGGACACAAGTCTGGGACTGCTTGGGAC
The Dasypus novemcinctus isolate mDasNov1 chromosome 26, mDasNov1.1.hap2, whole genome shotgun sequence genome window above contains:
- the ABHD14A gene encoding protein ABHD14A isoform X3, giving the protein MVRAVFGCWFRVGGVRPPVAGPVDPVGPTLGQASLSQSQAALLGLGLLLMLLLYMGLPGPPEQTSWLWGDPNVTILAGLTPGSSPIFYREVLPLHQARRVQVVLLHGKAFNSHTWEQLGTLQLLSQRGYRAVALDLPGFGHSAPSQEASTEAGRAALLGRVLRDLEVQNAVLVSPSLSGRYALPFVMRGHHQLHGFVPIAPTSTQNYTQEQFWAVKTPTLILYGELDHSLAWESLRQLRHLPNHSVVKLRDAGHACYLHKPQDFHLVLLAFLDHLP
- the ABHD14A gene encoding protein ABHD14A isoform X1 — its product is MDAGDQHPDAMVKGAATTLGQASLSQSQAALLGLGLLLMLLLYMGLPGPPEQTSWLWGDPNVTILAGLTPGSSPIFYREVLPLHQARRVQVVLLHGKAFNSHTWEQLGTLQLLSQRGYRAVALDLPGFGHSAPSQEASTEAGRAALLGRVLRDLEVQNAVLVSPSLSGRYALPFVMRGHHQLHGFVPIAPTSTQNYTQEQFWAVKTPTLILYGELDHSLAWESLRQLRHLPNHSVVKLRDAGHACYLHKPQDFHLVLLAFLDHLP
- the ABHD14A gene encoding protein ABHD14A isoform X2, encoding MSPALQDTLGQASLSQSQAALLGLGLLLMLLLYMGLPGPPEQTSWLWGDPNVTILAGLTPGSSPIFYREVLPLHQARRVQVVLLHGKAFNSHTWEQLGTLQLLSQRGYRAVALDLPGFGHSAPSQEASTEAGRAALLGRVLRDLEVQNAVLVSPSLSGRYALPFVMRGHHQLHGFVPIAPTSTQNYTQEQFWAVKTPTLILYGELDHSLAWESLRQLRHLPNHSVVKLRDAGHACYLHKPQDFHLVLLAFLDHLP